A genomic segment from Actinomadura hallensis encodes:
- a CDS encoding phosphoribosyl-AMP cyclohydrolase, with amino-acid sequence MNELEEGTRLTLDFDKLAGVAATGARVVPVVLQDASSGDVLFIGYANDQALKATLEERIAVLWSTSRNELWRKGATSGDVLELVDVRVNCEQNSLLYLVNRTTGGACHTTLPTGEARPTCYYRSITGPDTLTHVLD; translated from the coding sequence GTGAACGAACTCGAAGAAGGCACCCGGCTCACCCTGGACTTCGACAAGCTCGCCGGCGTCGCGGCGACCGGCGCGCGGGTCGTGCCGGTCGTCCTGCAGGACGCGAGCAGCGGGGACGTCCTGTTCATCGGCTACGCCAACGACCAGGCGCTCAAGGCGACGCTGGAGGAGCGGATCGCCGTCCTGTGGTCCACGTCCCGCAACGAGCTGTGGCGCAAGGGAGCCACCTCCGGGGACGTCCTGGAGCTGGTCGACGTCCGCGTCAACTGCGAGCAGAACTCCCTGCTCTACCTGGTGAACCGGACGACCGGCGGCGCGTGCCACACGACGCTGCCGACGGGAGAGGCGCGCCCGACCTGCTACTACCGCTCGATCACCGGTCCGGACACGCTGACCCACGTCCTGGACTAG
- a CDS encoding alkene reductase — MTSPLLLPYEGPRLRTPNRIVMAPMTRGRADDATGVPHPLTATYYAQRASAGLIVSEGLWPNALGKGGPGIPGMVGDAQVAGWREVTDAVHTAGGTIYAQLWHVGRVTHPLNLPGGATPVAPSPVRIEGEPIYTSRGDVEHVTPRAMTAAEVDATIADFAAAARNAVRAGFDGVEVHGANGYLVQQFLAENTNRRTDRYGGSRAGRLRFALDVVEAVAAEIGPGRVGLRISPHNPENEIAEEDPQGTYRALVDALDPLGLAYLHVIERGAYGALADLRPRWSGTLIGNFNGPEPTSPKAGEEVVAVGLADLFSFGRLFISNPDLPGRFAAGAPLAPHDPDLAYGGGAEGYVDYPALVAEH; from the coding sequence ATGACCAGTCCGCTCCTGCTCCCCTACGAAGGGCCGCGTCTGCGGACGCCCAACCGCATCGTCATGGCGCCCATGACCCGGGGCCGCGCCGACGACGCCACCGGCGTCCCCCATCCGCTGACCGCCACGTACTACGCGCAGCGCGCGTCCGCCGGGCTGATCGTCAGCGAGGGTCTCTGGCCGAACGCGCTCGGCAAGGGCGGACCCGGCATCCCGGGCATGGTCGGCGACGCGCAGGTCGCCGGATGGCGCGAGGTCACCGACGCCGTCCACACCGCCGGAGGGACGATCTACGCGCAGCTCTGGCACGTGGGACGGGTGACCCACCCCCTCAACCTCCCGGGCGGCGCGACACCCGTCGCGCCCTCGCCCGTCCGGATCGAGGGGGAGCCGATCTACACGAGCCGCGGCGACGTCGAGCACGTCACGCCCCGCGCCATGACGGCCGCCGAGGTGGACGCGACGATCGCCGACTTCGCCGCCGCGGCCCGCAACGCCGTCCGGGCGGGGTTCGACGGGGTGGAGGTGCACGGGGCGAACGGCTACCTCGTCCAGCAGTTCCTCGCCGAGAACACCAACCGGCGCACCGACCGGTACGGCGGCTCCCGCGCCGGGCGGCTGCGGTTCGCGCTGGACGTCGTGGAGGCCGTGGCCGCCGAGATCGGGCCCGGGCGCGTCGGCCTGCGCATCTCCCCGCACAACCCGGAGAACGAGATCGCCGAGGAGGACCCGCAGGGCACCTACCGGGCGCTCGTCGACGCCCTCGACCCGCTGGGCCTCGCCTACCTGCACGTCATCGAGCGCGGGGCCTACGGGGCGCTGGCCGACCTGCGCCCCCGCTGGTCGGGGACGCTGATCGGGAACTTCAACGGCCCGGAGCCCACGTCCCCGAAGGCCGGCGAGGAGGTCGTCGCCGTGGGCCTCGCCGACCTGTTCTCCTTCGGGCGGCTGTTCATCTCCAACCCCGACCTGCCGGGCCGCTTCGCGGCGGGCGCGCCGCTCGCCCCGCACGATCCGGACCTCGCCTACGGCGGCGGAGCGGAAGGCTACGTCGACTACCCGGCCCTTGTCGCGGAGCACTGA
- a CDS encoding heavy-metal-associated domain-containing protein translates to MSTATYTVTGMTCGHCVSSVKEEVGQIAGVTGVDVDLETGRVTVTSDAPIDEAAVKDAVEEAGYELKP, encoded by the coding sequence ATGAGCACCGCCACCTACACCGTCACCGGGATGACCTGCGGTCACTGCGTCAGCTCCGTCAAGGAGGAGGTCGGCCAGATCGCCGGTGTCACCGGTGTCGACGTCGACCTGGAGACCGGCCGCGTCACCGTGACGAGCGACGCCCCCATCGACGAGGCCGCGGTCAAGGACGCCGTCGAAGAGGCCGGATACGAGCTGAAGCCATGA
- a CDS encoding RNA polymerase sigma factor, with protein sequence MERADEGRLRRALRAAQDGDEESFRLLYRDVQPRLIRFAGALVGADAEDVTSEAWLQIARDLPSFRGDLDGFRGWTATITRHRALDHLRRRSRRPRADVPVEDLVTVAAEVDTELDALNGIATHDAIRLIAELPRDQAEAVLLRVVVGLDAKTAGKVLGKRSGAVRTASYRGLKRLAELLSPSPSAAMPTASRTTDDARPFFPGDKSGGTGAEGVA encoded by the coding sequence GTGGAACGGGCGGACGAGGGCCGGCTCCGTCGCGCCCTGCGAGCGGCGCAGGACGGCGACGAGGAGTCGTTCCGGCTGCTGTACCGCGACGTGCAGCCCCGCCTGATCCGGTTCGCGGGCGCCCTCGTCGGCGCCGACGCCGAGGACGTGACCTCGGAGGCGTGGCTGCAGATCGCCCGCGACCTGCCCTCGTTCCGCGGCGACCTCGACGGCTTCCGCGGCTGGACCGCGACCATCACCCGCCACCGCGCGCTCGACCACCTGCGCCGCCGGTCGCGCCGCCCCAGGGCCGACGTCCCCGTCGAGGACCTCGTCACTGTCGCGGCGGAGGTCGACACCGAACTCGACGCCCTCAACGGCATCGCCACCCACGACGCGATACGGCTGATCGCCGAACTTCCCCGCGACCAGGCCGAGGCGGTCCTGCTCCGCGTCGTCGTGGGCCTGGACGCCAAGACCGCGGGCAAGGTCCTCGGCAAGCGGTCGGGCGCCGTGCGCACCGCCTCCTACCGCGGCCTGAAGCGCCTCGCCGAACTGCTCTCCCCGTCCCCCTCCGCGGCCATGCCCACCGCCTCCCGCACGACGGACGACGCCCGCCCCTTCTTCCCCGGTGACAAAAGTGGCGGAACGGGCGCTGAAGGGGTGGCATGA
- a CDS encoding heavy metal translocating P-type ATPase yields the protein MSTDTASGRVELTIGGMTCASCANRIERKLNKMDGVTATVNYATEKASVEFGPDVSPDDLIATVEKAGYTAELPAPPEPDREDAPEPDDGLRALRQRLVTAVVLSVPVIAMAMIPALQFRGWQWLSLTLAAPVVAYAGWPFHRAAAVNLRHGAATMDTLISLGTLAAFAWSLWALFFGSAGELGLKHGFEFSMTRSDGSMNIYLEAAAGVTMFILAGRYFETRSKRRAGAALRSLLELGAKDVAVIRDGREERVPVDRLSPGDVFVVRPGEKIATDGTVVEGSSAVDASMLTGESVPVEVAPGDAVVGATVNVGGRLLVRATRVGSDTQLAQMARLVEEAQTGKARAQRLADRISGVFVPVVIALALGTLGFWLGAGAGATAAFTAAVAVLIIACPCALGLATPTALMVGTGRGAQLGILIKGPEVLESTRAVDTIVLDKTGTVTTGRMALVDVVTAEGVDEDEVLRLAGALESASEHPIAQAVAKGAAERVGELGAVEDFANVEGLGVQGVVDGHAVLVGRPQLLADWSQHLGPDLADALKDAQSRGHTAVAVGWDGEARAVLTVADQVKPTSREAVEQFRSLGLRPVLLTGDNRTVARTVADAVGIEEVVAEVLPKDKVDVVKRLQSEGRTVAMVGDGVNDAAALAQADLGLAMGTGTDAAIEASDLTLVRGDLRAAADAIRLSRRTLGTIKGNLFWAFAYNVAAIPLAMAGLLVPMIAGAAMAFSSVFVVGNSLRLRRFRPLNEDLAGPAPSTPGSSARREVTAAR from the coding sequence ATGAGCACGGACACCGCGTCCGGGCGTGTCGAGCTGACGATCGGCGGCATGACGTGCGCGTCCTGCGCGAACCGCATCGAGCGGAAGCTCAACAAGATGGACGGCGTGACCGCGACGGTCAACTACGCCACCGAGAAGGCCAGCGTCGAGTTCGGGCCGGACGTGTCGCCCGACGACCTGATCGCCACCGTCGAGAAGGCCGGCTACACCGCCGAGCTCCCGGCGCCGCCCGAGCCGGACCGCGAGGACGCGCCCGAGCCCGACGACGGGCTGCGCGCCCTGCGGCAGCGGCTCGTCACCGCGGTCGTCCTGTCGGTCCCGGTCATCGCGATGGCGATGATCCCGGCGCTGCAGTTCCGCGGCTGGCAGTGGCTGTCGCTGACGCTGGCCGCCCCCGTCGTCGCGTACGCGGGATGGCCGTTCCACCGCGCCGCGGCGGTCAACCTGCGGCACGGCGCGGCGACGATGGACACGCTGATCTCCCTCGGCACCCTCGCCGCGTTCGCGTGGTCGCTGTGGGCGCTGTTCTTCGGCTCCGCCGGCGAGCTGGGGCTCAAGCACGGCTTCGAGTTCTCGATGACCCGCTCGGACGGGTCGATGAACATCTACCTGGAGGCCGCGGCCGGGGTGACGATGTTCATCCTCGCGGGCCGGTACTTCGAGACGCGCTCCAAGCGCCGCGCGGGCGCCGCCCTCCGCTCCCTGCTGGAGCTCGGCGCGAAGGACGTGGCGGTCATCAGGGACGGGCGCGAGGAGCGCGTCCCGGTCGACCGGCTCTCCCCCGGCGACGTGTTCGTCGTCCGGCCCGGCGAGAAGATCGCCACGGACGGGACGGTGGTGGAGGGTTCGTCCGCCGTGGACGCGTCCATGCTGACCGGCGAGTCGGTCCCGGTGGAGGTCGCCCCGGGCGACGCCGTCGTGGGCGCGACCGTCAACGTGGGCGGGCGGCTGCTCGTCCGCGCGACGCGGGTCGGCTCCGACACGCAGCTGGCGCAGATGGCGCGGCTCGTGGAGGAGGCCCAGACCGGCAAGGCGCGCGCGCAGAGGCTCGCTGACCGCATCTCCGGAGTCTTCGTCCCGGTGGTGATCGCCCTGGCCCTCGGCACGCTCGGCTTCTGGCTGGGGGCGGGCGCGGGCGCCACCGCCGCGTTCACCGCCGCGGTCGCCGTGCTGATCATCGCCTGCCCGTGCGCCCTCGGCCTCGCCACCCCGACCGCGCTCATGGTCGGGACGGGGCGCGGCGCCCAGCTCGGCATCCTGATCAAGGGCCCGGAGGTGCTGGAGTCCACCCGCGCGGTCGACACGATCGTCCTCGACAAGACCGGGACCGTGACCACGGGCCGCATGGCGCTGGTCGACGTCGTCACCGCCGAAGGCGTGGACGAGGACGAGGTGCTGCGGCTGGCGGGGGCGCTGGAGAGCGCGTCCGAGCACCCCATCGCGCAGGCCGTCGCCAAGGGCGCGGCGGAGCGCGTCGGCGAACTCGGCGCCGTCGAGGACTTCGCCAACGTCGAGGGCCTCGGGGTGCAGGGCGTCGTGGACGGTCACGCCGTCCTCGTCGGCCGCCCGCAGCTCCTCGCCGACTGGTCGCAGCACCTCGGCCCCGACCTCGCGGACGCGCTGAAGGACGCGCAGTCGCGCGGCCACACCGCGGTCGCGGTCGGCTGGGACGGCGAGGCCCGCGCCGTGCTCACGGTCGCGGACCAGGTCAAGCCGACCTCCCGCGAGGCGGTCGAGCAGTTCCGCTCGCTCGGGCTGCGGCCGGTCCTGCTGACCGGCGACAACCGGACCGTCGCGCGGACGGTCGCCGACGCGGTGGGGATCGAGGAGGTCGTCGCCGAGGTCCTGCCGAAGGACAAGGTCGACGTCGTCAAGCGGCTCCAGTCCGAGGGGCGGACGGTCGCGATGGTCGGCGACGGCGTCAACGACGCCGCCGCGCTCGCCCAGGCCGACCTGGGCCTGGCGATGGGCACGGGGACGGACGCGGCGATCGAGGCGTCCGACCTGACCCTCGTCCGCGGCGACCTGCGGGCGGCGGCGGACGCGATCCGCCTGTCGCGCCGCACCCTCGGCACGATCAAGGGCAACCTGTTCTGGGCGTTCGCCTACAACGTGGCGGCGATCCCGCTGGCGATGGCCGGCCTGCTCGTCCCGATGATCGCGGGCGCCGCGATGGCGTTCTCCTCGGTCTTCGTGGTGGGCAACAGCCTCCGCCTCCGCCGGTTCCGCCCGCTGAACGAGGACCTGGCCGGCCCGGCGCCGTCCACTCCCGGTTCGTCGGCCCGCCGGGAGGTCACCGCGGCCCGCTGA
- a CDS encoding immunity 49 family protein yields MRIERHAVAAERLREAAEHFAERIHRAVDLQEQAGRDPDGWRLIGDDLLDYAGARSAENPEIDHDAFTALHSAAEARLFALELATAPPDEPLAVVLPYTGTGVSYHGTSEQVRRADPVHGPDWIEALYLWIVTSDPRRRQSAFDRAAGDAPSPYVQALYDLVFRDGGRTADLMATPRSDQERALHALATGDQDAFWQAIAAMLTGPVAADPPPGTLLPTAPLALTALAVRRNGWAQRIESDYLPRRLTGGATRTGPAVGPVERPPFPDDVSKQLDVIDRGTPSMIETVWKPALKAERLPLALTMNARNQLQRFRLRSVLDPEGRDPRQREALELASQLTAALFAVTAATEDTVRVAIGGRTAPLKAAPMTSEATSFTWNTAMALALITGSEERRDLLLSVHPDDLAAHMSPVHRAYHVALRTYLSAGPAGRAADTAVALVKEISDARPDFLGPPAAPLSRLVDGDREGFAAALTDALAAHRDHYGVASRRDDPDGLIDFGVLALACHARRDLGWEIPAAPGYLPAAIVDPDGG; encoded by the coding sequence ATGAGGATCGAGCGGCACGCGGTCGCGGCCGAGAGGCTGCGCGAGGCGGCCGAGCACTTCGCCGAGCGGATCCACCGGGCGGTCGACCTGCAGGAGCAGGCGGGACGCGACCCGGACGGCTGGCGGCTGATCGGCGACGACCTGCTCGACTACGCCGGGGCGCGGTCGGCGGAGAACCCGGAGATCGACCACGACGCGTTCACGGCGCTGCACTCCGCGGCCGAAGCCCGCCTCTTCGCCCTGGAGCTGGCCACGGCGCCGCCGGACGAGCCGCTCGCGGTCGTCCTCCCTTACACCGGCACCGGCGTCTCCTACCACGGCACGTCCGAGCAGGTCCGCCGCGCCGACCCGGTGCACGGGCCCGATTGGATCGAGGCCCTCTACCTGTGGATCGTCACCAGTGATCCGCGCAGGCGGCAAAGCGCCTTCGATCGGGCGGCCGGGGACGCACCGTCCCCCTACGTCCAGGCCCTGTACGACCTCGTCTTCCGTGATGGGGGACGCACAGCCGACCTCATGGCGACTCCCCGATCGGACCAGGAGCGCGCACTCCACGCCCTGGCCACCGGCGACCAGGACGCCTTCTGGCAGGCGATCGCCGCCATGCTCACCGGACCCGTGGCCGCCGACCCGCCTCCCGGCACGCTGCTGCCGACCGCGCCGCTCGCGCTCACCGCCCTCGCCGTCCGGCGCAACGGCTGGGCGCAGCGGATCGAATCCGACTACCTCCCCCGGCGCCTCACCGGCGGCGCGACGCGCACCGGCCCGGCGGTCGGTCCGGTGGAGCGCCCGCCCTTCCCGGACGACGTCTCCAAGCAGCTCGACGTCATCGACCGCGGGACGCCGTCGATGATCGAGACCGTCTGGAAACCCGCCCTCAAGGCGGAGCGGCTGCCCCTCGCGCTCACCATGAACGCCCGCAACCAGCTCCAGCGCTTCCGCCTCCGCTCGGTCCTCGACCCCGAGGGGCGCGACCCGCGCCAGCGGGAGGCCCTGGAGCTGGCGTCGCAGCTCACCGCCGCGCTCTTCGCCGTCACGGCGGCGACCGAGGACACGGTCAGGGTCGCCATCGGCGGACGCACCGCCCCTTTGAAGGCCGCTCCCATGACGAGCGAGGCCACAAGTTTCACGTGGAACACCGCGATGGCGCTCGCACTGATCACCGGCTCCGAGGAGCGGCGTGACCTGCTGCTGAGCGTCCACCCCGACGACCTCGCGGCGCACATGTCGCCCGTCCACCGCGCCTATCACGTCGCTCTCCGCACCTACCTGAGCGCCGGACCCGCGGGCCGGGCGGCGGACACGGCGGTCGCCCTCGTGAAGGAGATCTCGGACGCCCGCCCGGACTTCCTCGGACCGCCCGCCGCCCCGCTGTCCCGGCTGGTGGACGGCGACCGGGAGGGATTCGCGGCGGCCCTCACCGACGCCCTCGCGGCGCACCGCGACCACTACGGCGTCGCCTCCCGCCGCGACGACCCCGACGGCCTGATCGACTTCGGCGTGCTGGCGCTGGCCTGCCATGCGCGCCGCGACCTCGGCTGGGAGATCCCGGCGGCCCCCGGCTACCTGCCCGCCGCGATCGTGGACCCGGACGGCGGCTGA
- a CDS encoding MarR family winged helix-turn-helix transcriptional regulator — MSAGAEGTIASTVTDDGALWDGVVTLHGRVENRLAKAIQRRHGIGLSEYRALCRLARAEDGELRMQELADLIGLNQSSVSRLVARLEAAGLTRRDMCPKDRRGVYTVITDEGRAVQAKAAPTYAETLTEALDAAAADPALAPLMARLRP; from the coding sequence ATGAGCGCTGGCGCCGAAGGCACGATCGCGAGCACCGTCACCGACGACGGGGCGCTCTGGGACGGCGTCGTCACCCTGCACGGACGCGTCGAGAACCGCCTCGCGAAGGCGATTCAGCGGCGGCACGGCATCGGCCTGTCGGAGTACCGCGCCCTGTGCCGGCTGGCCCGCGCCGAAGACGGCGAACTGCGGATGCAGGAGCTCGCCGACCTCATCGGCCTCAACCAGAGCTCCGTCAGCCGCCTCGTCGCCCGCCTGGAGGCCGCCGGCCTCACCCGCCGCGACATGTGCCCCAAGGACCGCCGCGGCGTCTACACGGTCATCACCGACGAGGGCCGCGCCGTCCAGGCCAAGGCCGCCCCCACCTACGCCGAGACCCTGACCGAGGCCCTGGACGCCGCCGCCGCGGATCCGGCCCTGGCCCCCCTCATGGCCCGTCTCCGTCCCTGA